AAGCCTCATGACCCCCACGGGAAACCCCCAAAACATCGTGGTGGCAAGCCTCTCCGGGATCTCCTACCTGGGGTTTGTTTCGGCCCTTTGGCCTGTGGCCCTCTTGGGCCTCTTTCTTCAAGTGGCTCTGCTGGCCCTCCTCTACCCGGAGGTGCGCTCGTTGGAACCTCTTCCCCCCATGCCCCCCTTGCGCTACCGGTTGCACCGCCCCCTTTTGACCAAGGGGCTTTGGGTGGCCTTTGGGCTTTTCTTGGCCTTTATCCTAGGTTACCCCATGGCCCAAGGGGCCTTGGTGGCGGCGGGGCTTCTCCTCTTTACCCGCCGCCTCCGCTCGGAGCGGTACTTCATGAGGGTGGACTGGGAGCTTCTGGTGATGTTCGCGGGCCTTTTTGTGGTCACCGAGGGGGTGCGGAGGCTAGGCTTGGTGGAGCACCTCCTGCCCTTGGCCGCTACCCCTTGGGGGCTTCTTCTGGGCGCTGCCCTTCTTTCCCTTCTGGTCTCCAACGTGCCGGCGGTGTTGCTCTTGGCGCCCTTGGTCCAGGACCGACAGGACTGGCTCTTGCTGGCGGGGGGGAGCACCCTGGCGGGGAACCTGACCCTCTTGGCCAGCGTGGCCAACCTCATCGTGGCCGAGGGGGCGGGGAGGGAGGGGGTGAGGATTGGTCTTTGGGAGCACCTCCGCCTGGGCCTGCCCCTCACCCTTCTGACCCTGGGCCTGCTCTATGCCCTACTTTAGCCGGGCCTCGAGCCAGCCCCCGATGGCCAGCACCCGGCCATCTTCGGCGTAGGGGCCCACCACCTGAAGCCCCACCGGCATCCCCTCCACCCGGGCGAAGGGCAGGGTTAGGGTGGGCACCCCCAGGAGGCTAAAGGGCAGGGTAAGGGTGATGAAGGCCTCCCGGTGGCTCTTCCTCCCCGACTCCAGCTCCACCTCCTCCGTGCCCAAGGGGGGGGCGGGTAGGGGCTGGGTGGGAAGGAGGAGGGCATCCACCCCCCTCAGGGCCTTTACCAACTGCAGGCGCAAGGCCTCCCTTTCCGCCACCGCATCCCGATAGTCCTTCTCCGTGAGGGAAAGCCCCGCCAAAAGGGCCTCCCGCACCTGAGGCGAAAAACCTTCCGCATGTTCCTTTAAGGCCTTTTCGTGGATGCGGGCGGCCTCGTAGCGCACCAGGCGGGTGTAGACCTCATAGACCCCGGGAAGGGGTAGGGACACCTCCCTCACCTCGGCCCTTAGGGAGGGCAGATCCTGCAAAAGGCTTTGGAACGCCCGGCGCACGCCCACCCCCAGACGGCCCTCCAGGAAGTCCAGGGGCACGCCGAAGGTGGGGTTTTGCGGGCCCTCTAAAGGAATGCTCTCCCCCGCCAGGATCTCCGTGAGGAAGTGGGCATCCCGTACCGTCTTGGCGATGGGCCCCGCATGGTCGGTGGAGCGGGATAGGGGCAGGGCTCCTTTCAAGCTCACCCGGCCATAGGAGGGTTTGAAGCCCACCACCCCGTTAAAGGCGGCGGGGATGCGGATGGACCCCCCGGTGTCCGAGCCCAAGGAGGCCAGGCCGATTCCTAAGGCCACGGCCACGGCGCTTCCGCTGCTGCTTCCCCCGGCTTGGCGGCTGGGGTCCAGGGCGTTGCGCACGGGGCCAGTCCAGGGGTTTTCCCCGGTGATACCCAGGGCGATCTCGTGCATGTTGGTCTTGGCGAAGATGAGGGCCCCGGCTTCCCGCAGGCGCCTCACCGCCTGGGCCTCCTCGGGCAGGGGGGGCAGGGGGGCCCGGGTTCCGGCGTGGGTGGGCATGCCCTTTACCGGGAAGAGGTCCTTCACCGTGAGGGGGATGCCGTGCAAGGGTCCCCGGACTTTTCCCTGCCTCAGCTCCTCGGTAAGCCGCTGGGCTTCCTCCTTGGCCCCTTCCGCGTCCAGGTAGGCTAGGGCGTTGCGGTCCTGGAAGGCCCGGGCCCTTTCCAGGGCCTCTTCCAAAAGGGCCAGAGGGGTGGTTTCGCCCCGCTCCAGCAGGGCTTTAGCCGTTAAGAGGTCCATGCCCCATTATAGGGGGCCTTTCGGAGGCTTCCGGTAGGGTTTTCTGCCCCGGCCAGGTGTAGCGCACCACCTCCCGGTCCTCCAGGGCCAAGGCGATGAGGGCTTCCGCATCCAACCGGCTTTCCGCCTCCAGCACCACGGAAAGCTGGGCCCGGGTCACGGGGTGCTTGGGGGCGAAAAGGATGCAGCACTCCTCGTCGGGGAGGATGGAGATGGGGTAGGTGCCGATGCGCTCCGCCTGGGCCTTGATCTCCACCTTGTCAAAACCGATCAGGGGGCGGAATACGGGGAGGGTGGCGGCCTGGTTGACCACATGGAGGTTCTCCAGGGTTTGTGAGGCCACCTGGCCTAGGCTGTCCCCTGTGCAAAGGGCCAAGGCTCCTTCCTCCTTGGCGATGGCCTCAGCGATGCGGAGCATGTAGCGGCGGTAGAGGACCACCCGGTAGGCTTTTGGGGCCTTGAGGATGATCTCCCTTTGCACCTCGCTGAAGGGGACCAGGTGGAGGGTAAGGCGGTGCTGGAAGCGGGCCAGGCGCTCGGCGATGGCCTTGGCCTTTTCCCGGCTTTGCCCGGAGAGGAGAGGAAAAGGGTGGAAGTGCACCAGGACTACCTCGGCCCCCCGGCGCATGAGGCGGTAGGCGGCCACCGGGGAGTCAATCCCCCCAGAGAGCAAGGCCACCACCTTTCCCGAGACTCCAGGGGGAAGCCCCCCGGGTCCTGGGTGGCGCTCCACCTCCAGAAGGGCGGCATGGGGCAGGATGCGCACCACGAACTCCCTTTCCGCCCCCTTGAGCTGCACCCTGGCCCCCGTCCTCTCCTTGACAAAGGCCCCAAGCAGGCGCTCCAACTCGGGGGAGGTGAGGGGGAAGGTTTTGTCGGAGCGCTTGGCGGTGATGCGGAAGCTTAAAAAGCGCTCTCCTTCCAAAACCCTTTCCAAGGCGGCCTCGAGGGCCTTCAGGTCCGGAGGCGTGCGCAGGACCCGGGCGAAGCCCTCCACCCCCAGGGTGTCCTGTAGGCGTTCCTTAGCCTCGGGCCAGGCTTCCTCGGGCAGGTGAAAGAGAAGAGCCATGGGCCACGCTGCCTCCAGCTGGGCCCTAAGGCCCTTTAGGGCCCGCTTCACATGGGCCTTGGCCCTCTTCAGGAAAAAGGGGCGGTTGCCCCCTTTTAGGGCCAGCTCGTGGAATAGGTTTACGAGAAGCAGGGTTTCCATGGCTTATGGGCAAAGGCCTTTCACCGCCAGGTAGAGGCGGCTGCACAAGGAGCCTTCCCTGGCGGCCTCCTTAAGGTCTTGAGGGGTGCCGAAACGGTAGGCGCGGTAGTAGGTCTTCCCGGGCTGGGGCTCGGGCAGGAGGGGCTCGGTGAGGAGCCTGGCCTCCACCACCCAAAGCCTTAGGGTGTAGGCCCTCCGATCCTCCACCCCGAAGGCCACGGGCTGGAGAACCTCCACGGGGGAGCCCAGTTTTTCCCAGCCCACCCTCAAGGCCCCTTCTTCCACGCTTTCCCCCTCCTTTAGGCTCACCGCTGGCAGGCCCCAGGCCCCGCCGAACTCGGGGTCCTCCTCGGGGCGCTTCACCAGGAGGAGGCCCTTATGGGACCAGGCGGCCAGGGCCACGGCGTGCTTAAGGGGCTTAGGCACCTGCACCCAACCAGGGTAGCAAAACCGTAGCCCAGGCGGCAATCAGGCCAGGCGGAGGGGCTCCACCTCCACCGGGGTGGAGTGGAAGGTGCTGCCACCCCCTAAGTCGGTGAGGGTTTCCGCGGTGAGGTGGTTGATGCCCTTGGCATCCGGGGCCCACTTCTCCCACCAGGTCCCCTCGAGGACCACCGTGCCCGGCATGGGGGCCTCCGTCACCTGGGCCTTGCGCACCACCCTCCCTTGGGGGGAGTGGATGTAGACCAGCATACCGTCGGTGATCCCCCGTTCCCTTGCGTCCTGGGGGTGGAGGAGAAGCCTGGGCTCGCCGCCTTCCGCTTCCAGAAGGGCCCGGATGTTTCCGTAGGTGGTGTTGAGGAAGCGGTGGGCCGGGGGGGTGAGGAGGATTAAGGGGTAGCCGGGAAGGGCCTTCGTGGGAATGACCTCAGGGGGTGGGCTAAAGCGCACGGGGCCTTTTTGGAAGGGGAGGAAGGGTTTGGGAAGGGATAGCTTCACGAAACCTTCCCGCTTGAGCCTTTCCAAGGTGATGCCCTTTAGATAGGGGTGGTCCGTGGAGAGGAGGCTTTCCGCCACCTCCTCTGCTTTCCAGTAAAGGGTGGGCTCCTTTAGGCCAAGTCTCTTGGAAAGTTCGCGGAAAACCCAGGTGTTGGGCCTGGCTTCCCCTTCGGGCTCCCCCAGGGGCTCGTTCCAGGAAAGGTAGTAGTGGCCGTAGCTGGTGTAGAGGTCGGGGTGCTCGTAAAAGAAGGTGGCGGGAAGGAGGTAGTCGGCGTAAAGGGCGGTTTCCGTTAAGACCTGTTCCAGCACCACGGTGAAGAGGTCTTCCCGCAAAAGACCTTCCCGTACCCTTCCCGAATCCGGGGCCACCACCGCGGGATTGGCGTTGAAGACGAAAAGGGCCCGGATGGGGGGCTCAAGCCGGGTTAGGGCGCTTGCCAGCTGGTTCATGTTCACCGGGCGCGCCTTCGGGTTGGGCCGGAAGTAGCCCTTGTGGGGGCGATCTCCTTCTAGAAGGTGCCTGCCCCCGAGGAAGCGTTTGTTGAGGGCAAAGGCCCCGCTGGTGGAAAGCAACGCCCCGCACCCCGGGTAGCGCCAGGCCCCCAGGAGGGCGGGGAGCAGGATCACCGCCCTTAGGGCGTTCCCCCCACCGGGGTGCCGGGTCATGCCGTAGCCCACCCTTAGGAAAACCCGTTTGGCCTCCCCCATCTCCCGGGCCAGGCGCTCCATGGTCTCCTTGGGCACCCCCGTGAGGGCCTCGGCTCTCCTTGGGGTCCAGTTCTGGGCTTCCCTTTGGAAATCCTCTACCCCGGTGGCGGCTTCCTTTAGGTATTCCCAGTCCACCAGTCCTTCCCGGAAGAGCACGTGGGCCAGGGCATAGGCTAAGGCGGCATCGGTGCCCGGGCGAAGCTTGATGTGCTAGTCGGCGAAGCGGCTCGTGAGGTTCTCGTAGGGGTCCAGGTGCACCACCTTGGCCCCTCGCCTTCTCGCTTCCTTGAGAAAGGGCGTTAGGTGGCTATTGGTGGAAAGGCTATTGATGCCCCAAAGGAGGATGTAACGGGCCTCCGGCACCTCCTCAGGATCGGGGCCCAGCTTAGGCCCGTAGGTCATCTCCCAGGCGGCGCTCCCCGCAGCCGAGCAGATGGTTTCCTCTAGCTCGCTGGCCCCGATGGCCCGGAAAAAGGCCAAGGGGTGCTGGTTTTCTATGAGCCCCATGGTGCCGGCATAGTGGTAGGGAAGAACGGCCTCGCCCCCGTAGGCGTCCAGGATGGCCTTGAGCCGTTCCGCAATCTCCCCTAGGGCCTCCTCCCAGGAAACCCGCTCAAAGCGGCCTTCCCCCTTCCTGCCCACCCGGCGCAAGGGGTAGAGGAGGCGCTCCCGTACCCTTTCGGGGTAGCGGTAGGTTTTGGCGCAGGCGTAGCCTTGGGTGATGGGGTGGCGGGGGTCGCCCTCCACCCGGGCGAGGCGGCCCCCTTCCAGGGTGAGGAGGAGGCTACAGGCATCCGGGCAGTCCAGGGGGCAGGTGGCGCGGGGCTTCATGTGCCTATAGTAGCCCTAAGGCCTCGAGGGGACCACACTTCTCCTGGTAAGGGTCATGGAGGAGGCCTGGGGGCTCGTCCAGCCGTAGGAGGTACCCTTCCCCATACTGGGGCCAGCGGGGCCAGCCTCGGGGTTCCCCCTCCTGGGCGAAGCTCACCCAGTAGCGGCGCATGCGCTTCCCCAAAACCCTGGCCTTATCCCGGGCCTCGGCGCTGAGGAAAAGGGGCAGAAAGGGCATCTCCTCCAGGTTTCCAAAGAGGGGGGCCAGCTCCAGGCCGTGGAAGGCTCCCAAACCCTCAAAGCCGGGGACTCGGAAGGTGAAGAGGTAGGCGTAGGTGGGGGCAAAGGGGACTTGCAGCCTCGCAGCCTTTAGGGAAGGACAGAGGAGAAGAAGGTCCGTCTGGGTCTCCCCCCAGGCCCTTTGAGGATCGGCAAAGCGTTTCCGGTAGGCGGCGACTAGGGCTTCCTGGGCCTTTTGGGAAAGGCCTTGGGCAGCGAGTCTCTTGCCGAACTCCTCCCAGGACCTGGGTCCCAAAAGCCTGGCTAGGCCGGGGAAGCTAAGCTCTTCCCCGTTGGCCTCCACAAGGAGGGGGATGCCTCGAGCCCAGCCCTTTCTTAGGGACTCCTCGGGGCTTTCCGGAAGCAGGGGACCCAGGTGGGGCTTATAGGGGGAAAGGGGAAAGCCCAGGGCCGAGGCGGTGATGTCGGGGGGCCCCGGGGGGGGTTCCCTGGGGAAAAGGCGCGTCAGGGGAAGGCTCCTTAGGCAGACCAGGTCGTCTGGTGGGCAGCCAAGGCGCTTGGCCCACCTTTCCCCAAAGGCGAGGTCTCCCTCCAAGGGGCGCACCTCTTGGCACCCTCCCGATTGGAGGATGGCCTTGTGGAATAGCCCTTGGGCCTCCGGGGTGGCCAGCAGGGCGCAGGCCAGCATGGCCCCCGCCGATTCCCCGAAGAGGGTGACGTTCTGCGGGTTGCCGCCAAAGAATGGGATGTAGCGCTGGGTAAAGCGGAGGGCCTCTATTACGTCTAAAAGCCCATAGTTGCCCACGGCCCGAGGGTCTTCTTGGGCCAAGGCGGGAAGGGCCAAGAACCCCAAGGGCCCCAGGCGATAGTTCACCGAGACCACCACCACCCCTTCCTGGGCTAAGAGGTGCCCCCCATAAAGGGGCTCGGCGGCGCTTCCTGAGGTGAAGCCGCCCCCGTGCAGGTAAACCATCACCGGGAACCCCCCTGGGGGTGGGGGCCTTAGGGGTAGAAAGAGGTTAAGGACCAGGCAGTCTTCCTGTTGCGGAGGGATGTACCCTCCTAGGCGGGCAGTGGTGCCTGGTCTTTGGGGGCAGGAGAGCCTTTCCTTCCCCACCCCTTTGGGCCAGGAGGCCACGGGCCTAGGGGCTTGGAAGCGGCCCGCCTCTGCATAGGGAAGCCCATAGAAAGCGATGGCTCCCTTTTCCACCTGGCCTTGGGCTGGGCCCAGGGGGGTCTGGACCACCACCTCCTGGGCTAGGGAGAGGCCCAGCGCCAGCGCGGATGCCATAAGGAGGGCAAGGGGGAGCATATATAAAGTGTATCCAGAATATAACCGGGGGTGTCAACCCTGGGGGAGAGGCATAATGCCAAGGGATGGAGGGCCTCGAGGCGTCCTTCTGGGCCATGGGCCTAAGGGTGGCCGGGATAGACGAGGCGGGCCGGGGAGCCTGGGCGGGGCCCATCGTGGTGGGGGCGGTGATCCTACCGCCTGGCCGCTACCCCTTTCGGGATTCCAAGCTTCTAAGGCCTGAGGAACGCCAGCGCCTGGCGGAGGAGGTGAAGGGGGTGGCCTTGACCTACGCCTTGGGGGTAGCGGAGGTGGCGGAGGTGGACCGACTGGGGGTCCTAAGGGCCACCCTCCTTGCGGCCCAAAGGGCCTTGGCCCTTTTGCACCCTCCTCCGGAGGCCCTGGTCACCGATTACCTCCAGGTGGCCACCTCCTTGCCCCTCCTGGCTCCTCCCAAGGCGGACCAGCATAGCCCCAGCGTGGCTGCGGCCAGCATCCTGGCCAAGGTGCACCGGGACCGGCTCATGGAGGAGCTAGACCGCCTTTACCCTGGTTATGGCTTTGCCCAGCACAAGGGATACGGCACCCCAGAGCACCGGGAAGCCCTTAAGACCTTGGGGCCCTCCCCTGTGCACCGCAGGCGCTTTTCCCCTGTGGCCCAAGCTCCCTTAAGGTTTTCTGAAGGGGAGTAGGTGCCCTTAGGGCTAAGCTGGAGGAGGAGGTGGGTATGCGGCTTTTGGGCCTTCTTTTGGTGGGGCTACTTTCCGCCTGCACCGTGACCCTCGAGGGGGTCACGGTAAGCTACCGCTTGGACTTCACCCCGGCCATCCTGCGCTTTGAGCCGGACCGGGGGGCAGGGGCCACCTATTACGTGGGGGAGGAGGTGCGCTTCTTCCTCACCCTGGCTGAACCCGGCTGGATAAGCCTGGTGGCCATAGATCCCGACGGGCGCACCTACGAGTTTGACCGCTTCTACCTGGGCCGGGGCACCCATGTCCTGCCCCCGGGGGCCTACCGCTACACGGTCACGCCGCCTCGAGGGCTCCAGCGGGTGCGGGCCATCTACACGGATACCCATCCCGGGAGCCTGCGCTTGGAAGGGGTATTCACTGACTGGGATGCCCGGCTAAGGCTGTACTTGGAAACCTCCGGGGCCCGCCGTTACCAGGTGGCGGAGACCTACTTTTACATCCGCTAGCCGCTGGACTGCAAGAAGTTGCGGAAGGGGCTTGCGCCTCCTACCCCCAGGTGGGGTATAATCCCCCCGGACCGCTAAGGAGGTCAAAGATGAAGCGGCGTGACTTCTTGAAGAAAGCAGGTATCGGCGTAGCGGCCAGCGCGGCTTTCGGACCAGCCTTTGCCCAGGCCCAGCCCAGCGTGAGGTGGCGGCTGGCCTCCAGCTTCCCTAAAAGCTTGGACACCATCTACGGGGCGGCAGAGGTCCTAGCGGAGCGGGTTTCCGCCCTAACCGGCGGGAGGTTCCAAATCCGCCCCTACCAGGCCGGGGAGATCGTGCCCGGGCTACAGGTGATGGATGCCGTGCAACAGGGCACGGTGGAGATCGGCCATACCGCCAGCTACTATTTCGTGGGCAAGGCCCAGGTCTTGGCTTTTGATACCTCGGTCCCCTTTGGCCTCACCGCCCGGCAGCAGAACGCCTGGATGTACTACGGGGGCGGTATTGAGCTTTTCCGCCCCATCTTCGCCGACTTCAGCATCATCCAGTTCCCCGGGGGCAACACCGGTGCCCAGATGGGGGGATGGTTCCGCAAGGAGATCAAGGGCCTGGCCGACCTTAAGGGGCTCAAGATGCGCATTCCTGGCCCAGGTGGCCAGGTGATGAGCCGGCTTGGGGTGGTGCCTCAGGTGTTGGCGGGTGGGGACATCTACCCGGCCTTGGAGCGGGGCGTGGTGGACGCCGCCGAGTGGGTGGGACCTTACGACGACGAGAAGCTTGGCTTCCACAAGGTGGCGAAGTTTTACTACTACCCCGGCTGGCACGAACCAGGGCCCCAGCTCTCCTTCTACATCAACTTGAAGGAGTGGCAGAAGCTACCCAAGGAGTACCAGCAGGCCCTGGAGGTGGCGGCGGCCGAAGCGAACCTCGCCATGCTGGCCAAGTACGACCAGGTGAACCCTCCTGCCCTGCAGCGGCTCATCCGGGCGGGGGTGCGCCTGCGCAAGTGGCCCGCGGATGTCATGAAGGCAGCCCAGAAGGCAGCCTTTGACTGGTACGAGGAGGAGGCGGCGAAGGACGCCACCTACCGCAAGGTCTACACCGCTTGGAAGAAGTTCCGGGAGGAGCAGTATCGCTGGTTTGCCGTAGCGGAACTTGGCTTCGAGAGCTTCGCTTTCCCAGCCATCTAAGCTTAGAGGGTAGCTCCCCGGGGGAGCTTCCCCCGGGGACTTGCTTTGAAAGGGGATGCAGAGCCTTGACAGAGGGTGTAAATGGGGTTTAAAATCCACGCTGGAAAAGCTTCCATAGGAGGTTGATATGAGGCGTAGGGAGTTCCTTAAGAAGGCAGGGGTAGGGTTGGCTGCCAGCATCGTTTTGGGCCCTGCAGCGGTCCGGGCCCAGGCGGGTCCGGTTATCCGCGTGGCCGGGGACTCCACCGCGGTGGGCGAAGGTGGCCGTTGGATGAAGGAGATGGTGGAGGCTTGGGGTAAGAAGACAGGTACCCGCGTGGAGTACGTTGACTCCCCTGCGGACACCAACGACCGCTTGGCCCTCTACCAGCAGTACTGGGCGGCTAAGAGCCCGGATGTGGATGTTTATACGATCGACGTCATTTGGCCGGGCATCGTGGCTCCCCACGCTGCTGACCTCAAGCAGTATTTCTCCGAGAGCGAGCTCAAGGAATTTTTCCCCCGTATTGTCCAGAACAACACCATCCGCGGCAAACTCACCTCCATTCCCTTCTTTACCGATGCGGGCATCCTATACTACCGCAAGGACTTGCTGGAGAAATACGGCTACAAGAACCCACCCCTTACCTGGGTGGAGCTGGAGCAGATGGCCCAAAAGGTCATCGAGGGTGAGCGTAAGGCGGGCAACCGCGACTTCTGGGGTTTTGTTTTCCAGGGCAAGGCCTATGAGGGCCTCACCTGCGACGCCTTGGAGTGGATTTACTCCCACAAGGGTGGGCGCATTGTGGAACCCGATGGCACCATCAGCGTCAACAACGGCCGGGCTGCCCTGGCCCTCAACACCGTGCGGCGTTTCGTGGGCACCATTGCCCCTTCAGGGGTAACCGCCTATGCGGAAGAGGAGGCCAGGAACGTCTGGCAGCAGGGCAATGCCCTCTTCATGCGCAACTGGCCCTACGCCTACGCCCTGGGGCAGGGGGAGGGGAGTCCCATCCGCGGTAAGTTCGGGGTTACGGTGTTGCCTAAGGGGGGTGCTGACGCTCCCAACGCTGCCACCCTGGGGGGATGGCAGCTCATGGTCTCTGCCTATAGCCGCTATCCCAAAGAGTCTGCGGACCTGGTGAAGTACTTGGCCTCTTACGAGGTGCAAAAGGACAATGCTGTACGGCTTTCCCGCCTGCCCACGCGCCCGGCCCTTTACACCGACCGGGACGTCCTGGCCAAGAACCCCTGGTTCCGCGACCTCCTTCCCGTTTTCCAGAATGCGGTTTCCCGGCCTTCGGATGTGGCCGGGGCCAGGTACAACCAGGTATCCGAAGCCATCTGGACCGAGGTGCATAGCGTCTTAACCGGG
Above is a genomic segment from Thermus albus containing:
- a CDS encoding TRAP transporter substrate-binding protein, encoding MKRRDFLKKAGIGVAASAAFGPAFAQAQPSVRWRLASSFPKSLDTIYGAAEVLAERVSALTGGRFQIRPYQAGEIVPGLQVMDAVQQGTVEIGHTASYYFVGKAQVLAFDTSVPFGLTARQQNAWMYYGGGIELFRPIFADFSIIQFPGGNTGAQMGGWFRKEIKGLADLKGLKMRIPGPGGQVMSRLGVVPQVLAGGDIYPALERGVVDAAEWVGPYDDEKLGFHKVAKFYYYPGWHEPGPQLSFYINLKEWQKLPKEYQQALEVAAAEANLAMLAKYDQVNPPALQRLIRAGVRLRKWPADVMKAAQKAAFDWYEEEAAKDATYRKVYTAWKKFREEQYRWFAVAELGFESFAFPAI
- a CDS encoding NUDIX hydrolase; protein product: MQVPKPLKHAVALAAWSHKGLLLVKRPEEDPEFGGAWGLPAVSLKEGESVEEGALRVGWEKLGSPVEVLQPVAFGVEDRRAYTLRLWVVEARLLTEPLLPEPQPGKTYYRAYRFGTPQDLKEAAREGSLCSRLYLAVKGLCP
- a CDS encoding anion transporter; translated protein: MVFSQEIREGLSLLVLLFTYLGLALGGLPGYRMNRAGVALVGASFLVLLGTLDLEEAWEALDAKTLTFLFGIMVLNAHLGYAGFFGLAAEGLLRWARTPFSLLLLLTFGSGLLSALFLNDTMALLLTPLVFSLTRGLGLHPVPYLLALMAAVNTGSLMTPTGNPQNIVVASLSGISYLGFVSALWPVALLGLFLQVALLALLYPEVRSLEPLPPMPPLRYRLHRPLLTKGLWVAFGLFLAFILGYPMAQGALVAAGLLLFTRRLRSERYFMRVDWELLVMFAGLFVVTEGVRRLGLVEHLLPLAATPWGLLLGAALLSLLVSNVPAVLLLAPLVQDRQDWLLLAGGSTLAGNLTLLASVANLIVAEGAGREGVRIGLWEHLRLGLPLTLLTLGLLYALL
- the thiI gene encoding tRNA uracil 4-sulfurtransferase ThiI — protein: METLLLVNLFHELALKGGNRPFFLKRAKAHVKRALKGLRAQLEAAWPMALLFHLPEEAWPEAKERLQDTLGVEGFARVLRTPPDLKALEAALERVLEGERFLSFRITAKRSDKTFPLTSPELERLLGAFVKERTGARVQLKGAEREFVVRILPHAALLEVERHPGPGGLPPGVSGKVVALLSGGIDSPVAAYRLMRRGAEVVLVHFHPFPLLSGQSREKAKAIAERLARFQHRLTLHLVPFSEVQREIILKAPKAYRVVLYRRYMLRIAEAIAKEEGALALCTGDSLGQVASQTLENLHVVNQAATLPVFRPLIGFDKVEIKAQAERIGTYPISILPDEECCILFAPKHPVTRAQLSVVLEAESRLDAEALIALALEDREVVRYTWPGQKTLPEASERPPIMGHGPLNG
- a CDS encoding ribonuclease HII, yielding MEGLEASFWAMGLRVAGIDEAGRGAWAGPIVVGAVILPPGRYPFRDSKLLRPEERQRLAEEVKGVALTYALGVAEVAEVDRLGVLRATLLAAQRALALLHPPPEALVTDYLQVATSLPLLAPPKADQHSPSVAAASILAKVHRDRLMEELDRLYPGYGFAQHKGYGTPEHREALKTLGPSPVHRRRFSPVAQAPLRFSEGE
- a CDS encoding ABC transporter substrate-binding protein; translated protein: MRRREFLKKAGVGLAASIVLGPAAVRAQAGPVIRVAGDSTAVGEGGRWMKEMVEAWGKKTGTRVEYVDSPADTNDRLALYQQYWAAKSPDVDVYTIDVIWPGIVAPHAADLKQYFSESELKEFFPRIVQNNTIRGKLTSIPFFTDAGILYYRKDLLEKYGYKNPPLTWVELEQMAQKVIEGERKAGNRDFWGFVFQGKAYEGLTCDALEWIYSHKGGRIVEPDGTISVNNGRAALALNTVRRFVGTIAPSGVTAYAEEEARNVWQQGNALFMRNWPYAYALGQGEGSPIRGKFGVTVLPKGGADAPNAATLGGWQLMVSAYSRYPKESADLVKYLASYEVQKDNAVRLSRLPTRPALYTDRDVLAKNPWFRDLLPVFQNAVSRPSDVAGARYNQVSEAIWTEVHSVLTGKKTGEVAVRDLEGRLRRILR
- a CDS encoding DUF4384 domain-containing protein, with the translated sequence MRLLGLLLVGLLSACTVTLEGVTVSYRLDFTPAILRFEPDRGAGATYYVGEEVRFFLTLAEPGWISLVAIDPDGRTYEFDRFYLGRGTHVLPPGAYRYTVTPPRGLQRVRAIYTDTHPGSLRLEGVFTDWDARLRLYLETSGARRYQVAETYFYIR
- a CDS encoding amidase gives rise to the protein MDLLTAKALLERGETTPLALLEEALERARAFQDRNALAYLDAEGAKEEAQRLTEELRQGKVRGPLHGIPLTVKDLFPVKGMPTHAGTRAPLPPLPEEAQAVRRLREAGALIFAKTNMHEIALGITGENPWTGPVRNALDPSRQAGGSSSGSAVAVALGIGLASLGSDTGGSIRIPAAFNGVVGFKPSYGRVSLKGALPLSRSTDHAGPIAKTVRDAHFLTEILAGESIPLEGPQNPTFGVPLDFLEGRLGVGVRRAFQSLLQDLPSLRAEVREVSLPLPGVYEVYTRLVRYEAARIHEKALKEHAEGFSPQVREALLAGLSLTEKDYRDAVAEREALRLQLVKALRGVDALLLPTQPLPAPPLGTEEVELESGRKSHREAFITLTLPFSLLGVPTLTLPFARVEGMPVGLQVVGPYAEDGRVLAIGGWLEARLK
- a CDS encoding carboxylesterase/lipase family protein, with amino-acid sequence MLPLALLMASALALGLSLAQEVVVQTPLGPAQGQVEKGAIAFYGLPYAEAGRFQAPRPVASWPKGVGKERLSCPQRPGTTARLGGYIPPQQEDCLVLNLFLPLRPPPPGGFPVMVYLHGGGFTSGSAAEPLYGGHLLAQEGVVVVSVNYRLGPLGFLALPALAQEDPRAVGNYGLLDVIEALRFTQRYIPFFGGNPQNVTLFGESAGAMLACALLATPEAQGLFHKAILQSGGCQEVRPLEGDLAFGERWAKRLGCPPDDLVCLRSLPLTRLFPREPPPGPPDITASALGFPLSPYKPHLGPLLPESPEESLRKGWARGIPLLVEANGEELSFPGLARLLGPRSWEEFGKRLAAQGLSQKAQEALVAAYRKRFADPQRAWGETQTDLLLLCPSLKAARLQVPFAPTYAYLFTFRVPGFEGLGAFHGLELAPLFGNLEEMPFLPLFLSAEARDKARVLGKRMRRYWVSFAQEGEPRGWPRWPQYGEGYLLRLDEPPGLLHDPYQEKCGPLEALGLL